GCCCCAAAAGTGGTCTAAAAGCATAATTGGTGACCAATTATTGTCACGTATGTTTTAGGACGTGGCGGCGTACCGCGCCAAGGGCAAGCCTGGCAGCACCGCCCCGGCGCCCAAACCAGCAGCCAAGGTGGTGGAGAaagacgatgacgacgacgatgacgacgacgaggaAGATGACGAGGATGAGGACGAGGATGACGAGTAGTTGCGGGCGGCGATGGTGATGATGTCGTTTGTAAAGCATTTAAGATGCCCCGTGTACACACATCACTTACAAAAAAGCAAATCCATTAGTTGCATCTGAGGGGCGAGCGAAGGGGTTGAGGGGAGGGGCAAGCTAAAAAATGCAGAAAGAGGCTGTGTATatcacttgtttttatgctgtACAGTTTGTTTCTCCTTTTTGTAAAGTTAACACTACACGTCTGGTGTCTGTGTCCtattgcttttctttctcctctgaATCCTCGTCCGGCCGGTCGGGGCTTACAGTATTTAGCTTAGCTAGATGTGCacagcacataaaaaaaaaagacaaatgttagATCTGAGTGtttctgggttttttttctgtgttttgattttatcGCCGTTGACGTATCACTTACTGATCTTGCGTACGTACCACTGTCATAGCAACATGAGAAGATATGGGGGGAGCCTCGTTTATTGTTAGTTTAAATTGCTTCTGATgtcaataaacattttttttaatgtggtttttttttttttttatttctgtaacctgtGTTCAAAAACTATGTAGCAGAttgacaatgaaatgaaagagtTTTTGGACACTATATAAATGGTAGACAAATTTAAAAAGCTTAAGTTACAATGTATGTGAAATATGCAACTTGTATATTTAACATATACATTCTTTTAATAAAGTTTATTCTATCATTTAATAAACCACCCATTCTTGTCCTTCCATCAAGTTTAGTCAAGTATATGTAAAGTTGGTTATCTGAGTTATTTACACAAATGGAATTATTACTTCGTTGTCCGGCAGAAGACCCGAATCGTCATAATTATTCATGGACAGCAGAATCCATGTCAGTACActctttatttgtatttgtgtcgATCCCTCGACCGACCACTAGATGCTGCAATTGTAAAGCAAGAACGTCTGGCAGGTTTTACGTGTAAGTCGGATGAGACCTTTATTCTGAAAAACCAACCCGGATATGGAGCGCGTTTTAGCGTCTGTATGACAGCTTGCAAGCTAGCAAGCTAACTCGTCAATCAAGTATTGCTGTGGGTCGGTCCGGGCAGGCGGTGACGTCGTCGCTCAGTCCGTGACGACGCCGACGAGCGAGCCCGTCAAACGCCGAACACcttatttgtttgcttttcacgttctttttgtcatctttttctCCAATCCTCACACGTCGTTCGACTTTTTCATCGGCGAGCGAGCGATTGAAAGAATGCGCGTAAGCTGGTTCCTCTTCCGCATGGCGTagctttctcctttttctcccTCCGTCGTTTTCTTGCTTCTTGCGGCGGAACCGTGTTTGAGTTTCGGGGTTCCACCACCAGGACGACGGCGGCGGAATCCGAAGAAGGTTGCCTCCAGAGCGGACCCGGTGGTAGACACAGACATGTCGAGGCTTGCCTTTCGAGCTAGTTAGCAGACATGTCGGCGCAGTAGAGGACTGATCTGGACGGACCGAGTGTGACTCGGGTGCTGGTCCTGCCTGAGAGTCGGACAACCGAAGATTTGCAGCCTCCCCCCCCTTCCGACCGTCataactgaaaataaaaacattcactGGCGGACATTGTCTGACAGTGGCAGCTACCTGAAGTTGGATCACTGGGTTTGAACGAACCGCAAGATGACGTCCAGCACGCCAGAAGATATGGTGAGCTTTAACCCTCCCCACTTACAAAATAATTCCAATATCGAAAGGAGAAATTCTCAAAGTGTTGTGTGTGGTAGCGAAAGTACAACTTGACGTCAAATTGATTTCCCCCCCTAATAGCTCGAGAACAGTTtgttctggaaaaaaagaggatttAAACTTGTACAGTCATCCATTGCTTTGTCATAAAGAAGATGTCTTGAAATGTTTTCCCTCCCTTCTCTGAAGAGTCTTATGATCTCCTAAAACCAATTGGTAGGTATGTCTAGGTAAACTTGACACGGGTGGGTTAAGCATGGATCCATTCACACCTGTAATTTGCCAGTGTTGCCCTAATGGAAGTAGTTTCGACTGTGTTATTGAAACGTGACAGCAGCAAAAGTCATTAGAATTTTGAGAGAAAGCGTTCTGAGGTGGCTGTTGAAGCAGACCCCCATATTGTCCTCCGTCAAAGGCTCTTCATTTAGTTGATACGCATCTTCTGTGGGCATTTGCGTGTCTTTGAGCTCAAGTTAGAAGGGAATTCCGTGTtcgttttttaatttttttgtcttacgAAGGACAACCCACCTTGTCACACGGGTTAAGTCAATTCCCTTTCCATTGAGTCCAACCACGCAAGTTCCATGGCCCGCACAGCGGCGCCAACCTTCTATGAACGCCTTTGAGGATCCATCTTGAACTGAAGAGGTCAGAAATAAGACTCGTGATTATCGCCATAATCCATGCCGGCGAGCTATTTTTAGACACTTGAGCCGTGAGTGGACAACGCTGTGTGTGAGCGCGACCGCGGCAGCCGCCCGGCCACTTAGCTTCCCCCGCACGTCATCCCGGCGACATAATGGACTCGCTGTCTTTCCCGAGGACCGGCTTCACCCTGCACGAGGGTGAGAGTCGCCGCTCAACGAGGTCGCCGGGAACGGTCGTACGAGGGCAGAAGGAGGAACCTGGCCGTTCGATCGTCAAAGACACAGCTCCCTTGTGACATGATTTTGTTGTAACTCTTGACTTGCGTGTCTTTGACTCAACGCTTGTCGGGAAAGTGCAAAGAAGTGTGACATCATTCAGCAGCTGGGTGGAGTGGCTCGACGACTCCCTGTCTCGACGGCCTCGCTCGACATGTGCTTGACATCACGTTGACCCCGCCCAAGGGATGGTGCGCTGTCACGTGTGCGACTGCACGTTGTCGGAcacgattgattgattgtcaTGTGATGGCGATTGCGTGAGTTGAATAACAACTCGGTGTTGACTTCCTCCCGGCTCCCACTGCGCTTTTGAGCAACACAACCGGCGCTCgttgcgtgtgtgtctttaaGTGGAAAATCCGCGAGTGAGCATTGGCAGGTGTGACCtcactcgtgtgtgtgtgttttgtgcccTTTAGTTTGTCTTGCTGTGTAAACATGTAGCTCTAGGGGCAGGTGAGGCTATTTGCATCACGGTTTACGCAACTAGGAGTGATTATTGCTTCAAGCTTCCGTTCATATTTCACAACAAAGTTTGCCTTTCACACGTAGTTTGGTGTTTTCAAAGTGCAGTCCACACCGAAAATGTGCCCGTACGTCTCCGGCCCCCCAAGAACAGGAAGTCATTAGCGTCTCGCTCCTCAGGAAGCGGTCACGGACGATCCCGCCAGCCCACCCATCTCACTGTTAATGGTTGTCAAGGTCCGGCCGAGTACAGGAAGTGCGCTCGAAATTGATCCGGGGGCTGGCGTCCGGATTTTCCAGAAGCAAATATCGATATTACCCTTAGCGCACTGAGCACCGGTCACATTGTcaaaggacacacacacacacacacacacacacagtaaagCAGCAACGAGGGTCAAAGTTCTgtgttttatatttgtgttgCATCAGCTgcttgatgatgtcaccatCGGCCCCCCGGGGTGCGCAGGCGGGCTTGCATGCGCCGCCGCACATTTGCCTTCACGCGTGAATGCGTGACACCCGCCAGTAGTTACCCATTGACTGCAATGCATGTGGAACATGATGATTAACTAGCTAACAAGCGTCAAGCCTTTTAGGCGCTAACAATTTGCTCATAGAAGCTAACCCACGCTAACGGTAGCTCATAGAAGCAAAGACAACCGAAAAGAACCCCCGCTCAGCACAGGTGTGCCTCAGGGCTCAATCCCGTGGCCCTTCTGATTCTTCATCATCCATTATTCGCAATGACGTCTTACACGACTGCAACATCAaaaatgattgtttgtttGCGGTTGTGTCGTCTTAGATTAACCTGCGACTGATCCTGGTCAGCGGCAAGACCAAAGAATTCCTCTTCTCTCCTGACGACTCCGCCGCCGACATCGCCAAACATGTTTATGACAACTGGCCAATGGGTGAGCCGTCTTCCTTCCAGGTGTTGTCCTTCGGCTGTCCTCACCGCAAACGACCGCATCGTTTTAGCAGCCCCGTGTGCAAATGTGTCCGCACGGCATTgtaaagaaaatcaaatgaagCTTGATCTTTGCAGACTGGGAGCAAGAGCAAGTCAGCAGTCCCAACATCCTCAGGCTCATCTACCAGGGACGCTTCCTGCACGGCAACGTCACGCTAGGAGGTACGCGCGTGCGTGCACCTTCATACTCATGAATCACACGCACACTGTGTTTCTGGAAAGCTCTTGGCtatgtggtgtgtgtgtgtgtgtgggggggggggggggttatgccccccccaccccccatgCAGCAGAACAGAGGAAGCTCAGTGCTCATAACAAGCGTCCTTTGAGCCAGACCGGAAGTTGAGAGGGAAAAGCAAGCGAGAGAACTCAGTCGGCTTGACTTTGAGTTTTGGGGCAGACGCTTCCTTTCTCACGTTTGGCCGGATCTGCACTGAgaagttgtttttgtgcaaTGGCCTACAAAGAGCTTTAGGGCTTCTGGAACCTTCTTCATTCAGCCACATTTTGGCCAACCAAAATATACAGCAATTGTGTTTCAACGTGTTTTCTTTGCCATGGAAATTGGCTGGAATTTGCATTATAAGAAGATCAAAGTGGCCTAATCGGGCAGTTTTTCGTTCAATAGAGCCACAAACTGTTCTATTTTGTCTTCCAATGGAATATGTTGACACTAAAACacaatcatttttcatttttgatcaCAGATTCCATAATTCATTCACAATTGCGACCCCAAGTGGACAAAAATAGTCCTGCATCTCATACGTGGTGTTGCTGTTGTGCAAAATCAATTGCACAATTGCAGAGCAACAGATTATAATACGGACCTGATGGCCGGGCTTGTTTTCCCACCAAAGCGTTTGACTTTTTGCCTGGCAGGACTGAAGCTTCCCGTGGGCAGGACCACCGTCATGCACTTGGTGGCCCGAGAGACGCTGCCCGAGCCCAACTCGCAAGGTGAGCAACTCTGCATCGTGTGCAAAGAGGAGATGTTTGCGCTTATGCTGaccaatgttgttgttttttttttctgtcctcaGGTCAGAGGAACCGTGAGAAGAGCGGGGAGCGCAACTGCTGTGTCATCCTGTGAACGCGTCCCTCAAACATCTCCAACCTCCCATGACAACAATCGATCCACATTGGACCACTCGGCTGGATTGACAtcttgattttaatttgttccCTCCTTTTCTCAACACTGTAagcctccacacacacgcaaacacagtTTATAACCGGCTGTGAgctggttgccatggtaaccctgccttgtttttctcttgGCATTCAAACAAGTGCGCTATTAgtacaatacacacacacacacatgcttgcCGGTAGCCATCATGTTGCCAAAAGAAAAAGCGGACGAGCCGCTCCGCAGCAGTGTTGCCCGCACAGAAACAGTTTGTTCTTTTCTCGGCGTGTTCAAGTGATCAGCAATTATTGACGACGTCCATTTTGCACAACAGGAGCATGTGCTACTCGTGCGCATTCATTAACAAACGTGCGCGCGTCAGTACGAGTCTATGATTCTAAGTGTATGTATGCTATTTGTATGGAAGACTCGCTATGTCACTACGTGTACAGTGTGTACGAATTTGCTTCTGGCCTCAGCATGATTAACAGATTAGTTTTGATATGCGCTAATCGTTttgtttggttgttgtttttttgtcgccGTTAATCGACGTTTATTGCAATCAAACGTGTACAGGAAATCAATATTTTCAGTTGTAAATAGCTACGCACACATCTGTAAACTCAATAAAGCTTATTGAAGTGTCAAGTGACTCCAATGTTGATGAATTGCTGATGTTGGGTCGAAATCTCGATTATGCTGTCACCTTCTGGTCAAAACACGTAACTGCAATTATCagcgtttttctttttgtccgtCAAGTCATTCAATTATTTCAGTATCCTGAGCGCCGTGCAGCTAATCAGACGCTTGTTGTTAGCATTTTTATAGGCCACATCAGTGGAATTACtcgttttcatttattttgatgtaTAACGTTAAAGACGTACGCCACtgaatttttgtttgaaaaacaatCAGCGTGACTGGATCTTTAAATAAAGAAACTTTCATACGAGTTGAAAGTTTGCCACTCAAGTATGACGagcaaatgtttcaaaacaaacaaagtgtgaCGACATGCGCCACCAGAGGATCAATTACTGAGTTGGCAAAAGCCGGAGGGAGCACAGGTGGAAAAACAATTCCGTCCCACAAGGATGGGttgacatctttgttttttatttgtctttaatGACTCGCTTCATCTTTATTACTGTCatcaagtggaaaaaaatatagtgaatttatttaaaataattcccCGAAGTTCAAAAGCCTTGGAGTTACATTTAGAATTTATTTAAGTGCACGATAAATAAACTTTTTTATCACAGTCTTAATGtacaaatatattattaatttGCCAATTTTGGGGGTAGTGTGAGTGCTAAGTAAAAGCAACAAATATGACTATATAATGCTCTTAATAAAGTCAGATGTACTATATGATGTAAGAGATATTCATATTTCAAAGGAAATAACATCAGAAGGAAGATgaccatacaaaaaaaaaaacaattttcaaaacCATTTGATGGCCACTTTATTAAATACACCATGTGATGCCTtagattttttgttgttgcgaATGTCACAATTTTACAAAGAGCTTTTGGTACATTCTAAATCTCTGCGGGAATGCTAATTATTCGCATTAGCTCCTAATAATAAATCCCATGGCGGCTCAGATCGAGCGGTGTCTCGGGTGACTCTTCAGTAAATTGAATTACAAGAAACATTCCTTTGTGAGAAAATGTGCGAGATATCACAATATTATGAATATTAACTTGATTTGATTGCTGTTTGGACAATTTCAAGAGTTTGTTTAAGCTAAGGTAAAAATTACGCTTTCTATCATACTGCTTCAAAAACGACATCCGTATATAACTACGGGCAAGAAGATACttagtttataaaaaaaacatttgatacaAAATCAGAGCCGCGTTGACATCAGTTACGGTGTACCACAAGGATCAATTCTTGGGACTCAAACTATTTTGATGGTACATTAATCATCATTAAAGCTACTCTGTCCACCTATCTAATCTATCCATCCAACTAGTTCTAccattttctgtctgtctatctcacctatccatccatccatccatctatctgcTGGTTGAAATTTGGTGGCTCAGTTTAGAGTTAGTGCTCGAGTAAAGTTTTGGAATATGCTTTGTCTTTCTTGGTCAAAACAACTGAACAGATTTGTTGTCAAATGTTTGCCAAGGTTACGGCAAACCAGCCTCCTTGTGGGATTAAGaacttgttgttgttttcttcgaAAGTTGCTTTTGTGCCAAGTGGGAGTGtctgtagggggggggggcatc
The sequence above is drawn from the Syngnathus acus chromosome 14, fSynAcu1.2, whole genome shotgun sequence genome and encodes:
- the ubl3a gene encoding ubiquitin-like protein 3a, whose translation is MTSSTPEDMINLRLILVSGKTKEFLFSPDDSAADIAKHVYDNWPMDWEQEQVSSPNILRLIYQGRFLHGNVTLGGLKLPVGRTTVMHLVARETLPEPNSQGQRNREKSGERNCCVIL